Proteins from a single region of Phycisphaerae bacterium:
- a CDS encoding SDR family oxidoreductase gives MTHEDAVLMNKKSNDSARDHPNERKIMPETTGSVRGKVVLLTGATGPMGRVLVDEFLDAGAKLALGVRRMANLPQLELSLAKRGESPMIIPCDLRYEENVVRIIHRVVQRFGRIDAIVNAALVLGPRLPIIDYPADPWRDVISTNVTGAYLLCREALPWMVRQRSGSIVHITTPLTTHVKPEWGAYLVGNHAVEGLTRLLAAELKGTGVRVNVVDVGMMTSELKPAGRAADWTRTILHLVSDDSSGQSGERITAHA, from the coding sequence ATGACACACGAAGACGCGGTCTTGATGAACAAGAAGTCGAACGACTCCGCACGGGACCATCCGAACGAAAGGAAGATCATGCCCGAAACCACTGGCTCAGTTCGCGGGAAGGTGGTCCTCCTCACGGGAGCAACCGGACCAATGGGCCGAGTCCTCGTCGATGAATTTCTCGATGCCGGCGCAAAGCTCGCCCTCGGCGTCCGGCGCATGGCGAACCTGCCGCAACTCGAGCTATCCCTCGCGAAACGCGGCGAGTCCCCCATGATTATCCCCTGCGATCTGCGATATGAGGAAAACGTCGTCCGGATCATTCATCGCGTCGTGCAGCGCTTCGGACGAATCGACGCCATTGTCAACGCCGCCCTCGTCCTCGGACCTCGCCTCCCAATCATCGATTATCCGGCAGACCCCTGGCGCGACGTCATATCGACAAATGTCACCGGCGCCTACCTGCTCTGCCGCGAGGCCCTGCCGTGGATGGTCCGCCAACGAAGCGGATCCATCGTCCACATCACCACGCCGCTCACCACCCACGTCAAACCGGAATGGGGCGCCTACCTCGTCGGAAACCACGCCGTCGAAGGATTGACTCGGCTGCTCGCCGCGGAACTCAAGGGAACCGGCGTGCGGGTCAATGTTGTCGATGTCGGAATGATGACATCCGAACTCAAACCGGCAGGCCGCGCCGCTGATTGGACCCGAACCATCCTTCATCTCGTTTCTGACGACTCCTCCGGCCAGTCAGGTGAACGCATTACCGCTCACGCATGA
- a CDS encoding dipeptide epimerase — translation MKLTWRRISIRPTNPFRTAKAVRLDKETIWVQLEHDGVVGWGEAVPMDTYRQTLDSSEAALHSMQALLAGRNPIHIEDISHDLIARFDDQLATVAAVDAAIHDWIGKRHGVPTVEWLGLNPKNHPLTSFTIGIDDSEIVAAKTRDAAEFPILKVKVGTPEGDQALRVIRRNAPDKLIRVDANMGWTVRQALEALPELKESRVEFVEQPLPANDIDGLRRLREAAILPIIADESCVRPADVLRLAGCVDGINIKLGKCGGIRPALKMIHLAKAYGMKIMLGCMIESSLGIAAAAQLAPLVDWLDLDGHLLISNDPFTGIDGRCGRLRIGGGPGLGVTVSNSNA, via the coding sequence ATGAAACTCACATGGCGGCGAATTTCAATCAGGCCCACAAACCCATTCCGCACCGCGAAAGCGGTACGACTGGACAAGGAAACCATCTGGGTTCAACTCGAACACGATGGCGTGGTCGGCTGGGGCGAAGCGGTCCCGATGGACACCTATCGACAAACGCTCGATTCATCCGAAGCCGCACTGCACTCAATGCAGGCGCTGCTCGCCGGTCGAAACCCGATTCACATCGAAGACATCAGCCACGATCTCATCGCCCGCTTCGATGACCAACTCGCCACGGTCGCCGCTGTCGACGCCGCGATTCACGACTGGATCGGCAAACGTCATGGCGTGCCAACCGTTGAGTGGCTCGGCCTGAATCCGAAAAACCATCCACTCACTTCCTTCACAATCGGCATCGATGATTCCGAAATAGTGGCTGCCAAGACGCGCGACGCCGCCGAGTTTCCAATCCTCAAGGTCAAAGTCGGAACCCCCGAAGGCGACCAAGCCCTCCGCGTCATTCGTCGGAACGCACCGGACAAGTTAATCCGAGTCGACGCCAACATGGGCTGGACCGTCCGACAGGCGCTCGAAGCCCTTCCAGAGCTGAAAGAATCCCGCGTCGAATTCGTCGAACAGCCGCTACCCGCCAACGATATCGACGGCCTGCGACGACTGCGCGAGGCCGCGATCCTTCCGATCATCGCCGACGAAAGCTGCGTTCGACCTGCCGACGTCCTTCGCCTCGCCGGTTGCGTCGACGGCATCAATATCAAGCTCGGAAAGTGCGGCGGCATCAGGCCGGCACTGAAAATGATCCACCTTGCGAAGGCTTACGGCATGAAAATCATGCTCGGCTGCATGATCGAAAGCTCGCTTGGCATCGCCGCGGCCGCGCAGCTTGCCCCGCTTGTCGATTGGCTCGACCTCGACGGGCATTTGCTGATCAGCAACGATCCATTCACCGGAATTGATGGGCGATGCGGCAGGCTGCGCATTGGTGGCGGCCCCGGCCTGGGTGTAACAGTTTCAAATAGCAACGCGTAG
- a CDS encoding 3-oxoacyl-ACP synthase III family protein yields MSLIPVKIAGTGSFLPGPPVPNDRVEAILGPLDNAPTKVKRFVGNLGQEMLDRGGVKTRHFAVDPETGDMTHNFSTLAEQAARRALEMADMEPQEIELLLISCPSYDQSTPPTSALLQERLAIQNCAEIEVHSNCSGVGKSTQIAFDAIRTGRYKSALVCYSQLSSIYLRSCYFNQPKVDKVHAALRWILADGAGAMVLKAADEGDTSRRIIDTFVESVGAGRPAGMTAGGAAADLMKTTQQIPELYNEGLHHLWQDFTAVNDNAAPLLLQGLVNFTTRLKINPGTVDHYVVSIPTTQLYEDHIPAFLDRLHIGRDNIKFRSNKIGYCGGAATLLHFDQMVREGEIKPGELAIVHAVESSKWMTAGFAVRW; encoded by the coding sequence TTGTCACTGATACCTGTCAAAATCGCCGGAACCGGTAGTTTTCTTCCCGGTCCGCCGGTTCCGAATGATCGTGTTGAAGCGATTCTCGGTCCCCTTGATAACGCACCGACGAAGGTGAAGCGATTTGTCGGCAACCTCGGTCAGGAGATGCTTGATCGTGGCGGTGTGAAGACCCGGCATTTCGCCGTTGATCCCGAGACCGGCGACATGACACACAACTTCAGCACGCTGGCTGAGCAGGCAGCTCGTCGCGCGCTGGAGATGGCGGACATGGAGCCGCAGGAAATTGAGCTGCTTCTGATCTCCTGTCCTTCTTATGATCAGAGTACGCCGCCGACCAGTGCGCTGCTTCAAGAGCGGCTGGCGATTCAGAACTGCGCTGAGATCGAGGTTCACTCGAACTGCTCGGGCGTCGGCAAGAGCACTCAGATTGCTTTTGACGCGATCCGGACCGGTCGCTACAAGTCGGCGCTGGTCTGCTACAGCCAGCTTTCGTCGATTTATCTGCGGTCGTGCTACTTCAACCAGCCAAAGGTGGACAAAGTTCATGCCGCGCTGCGGTGGATTCTCGCGGACGGCGCCGGGGCGATGGTGTTGAAGGCGGCGGACGAAGGCGACACGAGCCGTCGCATTATCGATACATTTGTGGAGTCCGTTGGCGCGGGCCGACCGGCGGGTATGACCGCGGGTGGCGCTGCTGCGGACCTGATGAAGACGACGCAGCAGATTCCGGAGCTTTACAACGAGGGACTGCATCATCTTTGGCAGGATTTCACCGCGGTGAATGACAACGCGGCGCCGCTGCTCTTGCAGGGGCTCGTGAATTTCACCACTCGATTGAAGATCAATCCGGGCACGGTGGACCACTACGTTGTGTCGATTCCGACGACGCAGTTGTACGAAGACCATATTCCGGCGTTTCTCGATCGGTTGCACATCGGGCGGGACAACATCAAGTTCCGAAGCAACAAGATCGGGTATTGCGGCGGAGCGGCGACGCTTCTGCACTTCGACCAGATGGTTCGCGAAGGCGAGATCAAGCCGGGCGAGCTGGCCATCGTGCACGCGGTCGAATCGAGCAAGTGGATGACGGCGGGTTTCGCGGTTCGATGGTAG
- a CDS encoding isoprenylcysteine carboxylmethyltransferase family protein — MVENLPPQTPDPSEKPFALRAVVFTAAFLLFILGLVPSIFHVVGQLIVSDTTFWGEARNFWRQFGALIGHSIFIIGLASYLFCSGWLIALGRGPHVEFDPPKVFVATGPYRWVRNPVVITLLVTALGEAIALNSIGIFVLVLVGMPLAHLQVTKIEEPNLRGRFGQSYIDYCSRVNRWLPSRPAD; from the coding sequence ATGGTAGAGAATCTTCCTCCGCAAACACCGGATCCATCGGAAAAGCCATTCGCACTAAGGGCTGTGGTATTCACCGCAGCCTTTCTGCTTTTCATTCTGGGCCTTGTGCCTTCGATTTTTCATGTCGTGGGCCAACTGATTGTCAGCGACACGACCTTCTGGGGCGAAGCTCGGAATTTCTGGCGGCAATTTGGCGCGCTGATCGGGCATTCGATCTTCATCATTGGCCTGGCGTCTTATCTGTTCTGCTCCGGCTGGTTGATTGCGCTGGGGCGGGGCCCGCACGTCGAGTTCGATCCGCCGAAGGTATTTGTGGCGACCGGGCCTTACCGCTGGGTTCGTAATCCGGTGGTGATCACCCTGCTTGTCACGGCTCTGGGAGAGGCGATCGCGCTGAATTCGATCGGCATCTTCGTCCTGGTGCTCGTCGGGATGCCGCTGGCGCATCTGCAGGTCACGAAGATCGAGGAGCCCAACTTGCGTGGGCGATTCGGGCAGTCGTACATCGACTATTGCTCGCGCGTCAATCGTTGGCTGCCATCGCGGCCGGCCGATTAG
- a CDS encoding NAD-dependent epimerase/dehydratase family protein, with protein MKALVTGGTGFVGSHLIAALRDAGDDVRAIVRSEKKRVEVESLGAEPVPADLDDADSLVRACESCDVVYHAAARVEIVGSESEFQRTTVDGTRRVLEAAAANRVGRFVQVSSCGIYHPKLFKSGQEIDEFTPTPMPPAWFPYGRAKLRAEELVRQSCPPEMEWVIVRLGYLFGPGNRTMKTHVEPAMRDKMMSLVGSGDNEMAMVYVADVARAIMLAGRVPKAARQILIAAGFERVTQRQYFDAMADCFGIPRVTRRTPYWLAFLAGMVGERIFRKSPRRDSIRRSAVALTGLPQRVSCRHTQELIGWKPEVTFADGMCRAVEWFRAEYGGEPSSFAPARDSQMKSRKALRSDA; from the coding sequence ATGAAAGCCCTTGTCACAGGCGGAACCGGATTTGTCGGGAGCCATCTCATCGCGGCGTTGCGCGATGCGGGTGACGACGTGCGTGCGATCGTGCGCTCCGAGAAGAAGCGCGTCGAGGTGGAATCTCTCGGCGCTGAGCCGGTTCCGGCTGATCTGGACGATGCTGATTCGCTCGTTCGCGCCTGCGAAAGCTGCGACGTGGTCTATCACGCGGCCGCCCGCGTGGAGATCGTCGGCAGCGAGTCCGAGTTCCAGCGGACGACGGTGGACGGTACACGGCGCGTCCTTGAGGCGGCTGCCGCGAATCGAGTCGGGCGCTTCGTTCAGGTGAGTTCCTGCGGAATCTATCATCCGAAGCTGTTCAAATCGGGACAGGAGATCGACGAATTCACGCCGACGCCGATGCCTCCGGCGTGGTTTCCCTATGGTCGGGCAAAGTTGCGTGCGGAGGAGTTGGTGCGGCAGTCCTGTCCGCCGGAGATGGAGTGGGTGATCGTGCGGCTGGGCTACCTGTTCGGTCCCGGCAACCGGACGATGAAGACGCACGTCGAGCCGGCGATGCGCGACAAGATGATGTCACTCGTGGGCAGCGGCGACAACGAGATGGCGATGGTCTATGTGGCGGACGTGGCGCGGGCGATCATGCTGGCGGGCAGGGTGCCGAAGGCGGCCCGGCAGATTCTGATTGCGGCCGGTTTTGAGCGGGTGACGCAGCGTCAGTACTTCGACGCGATGGCCGATTGTTTCGGCATTCCGCGCGTGACCCGGCGAACGCCTTATTGGCTGGCGTTTCTGGCAGGAATGGTGGGGGAGCGGATTTTCCGCAAATCGCCTCGTCGCGATTCAATTCGTCGGTCGGCGGTTGCGCTGACGGGTCTGCCTCAGCGGGTGTCCTGTCGGCATACCCAGGAATTGATCGGCTGGAAACCCGAGGTCACATTCGCCGACGGCATGTGTCGCGCGGTGGAATGGTTTCGTGCGGAGTATGGGGGGGAGCCTTCGTCCTTCGCGCCTGCCCGCGATTCGCAGATGAAATCGAGAAAAGCGCTTCGGTCCGATGCGTGA
- a CDS encoding acetyl-CoA carboxylase carboxyltransferase subunit alpha: protein MSENSNGARSFELGAYLEFERPLAKLEKQVEELEAAQSVTGRDHSEMIRTLRTELQAARKKLYCNLDAWETVQMARHPKRPLVPDYLNLMVRDFCELHGDRNFRDDRAIITGFGRIGSFKCLFVGHNKGKDTKERIENCFGMAHPEGYRKALAKMKLAEKFGLPVVCLIDTAGAYPGIGAEERGISTAIAVNLMEMARLRTPIVCVVIGEGGSGGALGIGVGDRLAMLEHAYYSVISPEGCAAILWKSAEHAKTAANALKFTSKELKHLHLVDDVIKEPMGGAHRDPAAAAASLEQYIVESLKELRRSKIDTLLKRRYKRIRETGSFFTDKSNVKPAKPAKPRSRTKGVTTRASAPIVRQTSATFAAAPHL, encoded by the coding sequence AGGCCGCCCAATCCGTAACCGGCCGCGACCATTCCGAGATGATCCGAACACTCCGAACCGAGTTGCAGGCGGCCCGAAAGAAGCTGTACTGCAATCTTGACGCATGGGAAACGGTTCAGATGGCTCGGCACCCGAAGCGTCCGCTCGTGCCGGACTACCTCAACCTCATGGTTCGCGACTTTTGCGAGCTTCACGGTGATCGAAACTTCCGGGACGACCGGGCCATCATCACCGGCTTCGGCCGCATCGGCAGCTTCAAATGCCTGTTCGTCGGGCACAACAAGGGAAAAGACACCAAAGAGCGCATCGAAAACTGCTTCGGAATGGCTCATCCGGAAGGATATCGCAAGGCGCTCGCGAAGATGAAGCTTGCCGAGAAATTCGGCCTGCCCGTCGTCTGCCTGATTGACACCGCTGGAGCCTACCCCGGCATCGGCGCGGAAGAGCGCGGCATCTCAACGGCGATTGCAGTCAATCTCATGGAGATGGCCCGGCTTCGAACGCCCATTGTCTGCGTCGTCATCGGAGAAGGCGGGTCCGGTGGCGCGCTGGGCATCGGAGTCGGAGATCGACTCGCCATGCTCGAGCACGCCTACTACTCCGTGATCTCACCCGAAGGCTGTGCGGCCATCCTCTGGAAGAGCGCCGAGCACGCAAAGACGGCCGCCAACGCCCTCAAATTCACCTCAAAAGAGCTGAAGCATCTACACCTCGTCGATGATGTGATCAAGGAACCGATGGGCGGCGCTCATCGCGATCCGGCCGCCGCGGCGGCAAGCCTTGAACAGTACATCGTTGAATCGCTCAAGGAGCTTCGCCGATCCAAGATCGACACCCTCCTCAAGCGGCGATACAAGCGCATTCGCGAAACCGGCAGCTTCTTCACGGACAAGTCCAACGTGAAACCTGCCAAGCCGGCGAAGCCGAGATCCCGAACCAAGGGTGTCACGACCCGCGCGTCGGCTCCGATCGTTCGGCAGACGTCGGCCACCTTCGCCGCAGCGCCGCACCTGTAA